The following proteins are encoded in a genomic region of Spirosoma sp. SC4-14:
- a CDS encoding helix-turn-helix transcriptional regulator, whose protein sequence is MKGTQLGEFEEIVLLTIARLYDDAYGVAVLEELSERLERPMSLGVVHRTMQRLEEKGLVHSRFSEPIAERGGRSKRLFTVTMAGEQALREARRIRNELWDGIPKTAFDHLT, encoded by the coding sequence ATGAAAGGTACTCAGCTTGGCGAGTTCGAAGAGATAGTTCTGCTGACGATTGCCCGACTCTACGATGATGCCTACGGCGTAGCCGTTTTGGAAGAGCTTAGTGAGCGTTTGGAGCGGCCCATGAGCTTGGGCGTTGTGCATCGGACCATGCAGCGATTAGAAGAAAAAGGGCTGGTTCATTCCCGCTTTAGCGAACCCATCGCCGAACGGGGTGGACGAAGCAAACGCCTGTTTACGGTAACTATGGCGGGCGAACAAGCCTTGCGGGAAGCGCGACGCATCCGAAATGAATTGTGGGACGGTATTCCGAAAACTGCTTTTGACCACCTGACATGA